Proteins encoded together in one Salvia hispanica cultivar TCC Black 2014 unplaced genomic scaffold, UniMelb_Shisp_WGS_1.0 HiC_scaffold_16, whole genome shotgun sequence window:
- the LOC125198524 gene encoding uncharacterized protein LOC125198524, whose amino-acid sequence MDDLTTRVNNLEERLDQRIDALHQDLTRRFEELIILVRYNQGVGAGVGAGYQRNNINQGGNRRQQRGQQQMEEEDDAEEHDHYQQPRRRGGGDMYKIKAEIPTFNGNANIEGFLDWIYEVETFFEIMNIPPDRRVPLVAYKLKGGAGAWWNRHQEELRLKGENRVRDWAQMKALLKARFLPADYEQLLYLQFHNCVQGNQAVSEYTEEFLRLQVRCNLYENEDQQVARYVNGLNDSIQERLGIQQIWSIDQAQTLALKAERFIKTKVSYKAMSYSRPENISRNLPRREEEKPTPFKGKKTDKGPSSSKTYEKQPSNPIKCYKCREEGHISSNCPRRKFVNTTRRDENDESDEDVDEPENEEAELCVEDGEEIVCVVKRLLCSTIQPEETQRKKIFESKCTVNGKVCKLVIDSCSSENLVSERMVKHLNLETRDHPNPYTIGWLKKGVKIKITKQCWLPLSLGKHYRSNVLCDVIDMDACHVLLGRPWQYDVNTTHQGRDNWYSFIWNKRKIIILPDKIPNIASEVEEKSMLTITQNSREFAQDLKESKLCAVLVVKGDEQLVKEIPTEIQSLLSEYESILGEPQHLPPMRDIQHRIDFVPGASLPNLPHYRMSPQENAILKEKVEELLRKGHVGESISPCAVPALLTPKKDGSWRMCVDSRAINKITTRYRFPIPRLDDMLDQLSGAKVFSKLDLKSGYHQIRIRPGDEWKTAFKTKEGLYEWLVMPFGLSNAPSTFMHLMNQVLRPFLSQFVVVYFDDILIYSKNLEEHFAHVKKVMDVLKENELYVNLKKCIFVETRLVISSEGIQVDESKVEAIKRWPTPKTISEVRSFHGLATFYRRFVKNFSSIMAPITECLKKGKFKWDEKVEDSFKKIKEKLSQAPVLVLPDFNKTFELECDASGVGIGAVLSQDRKPVAFFSEKLSEARQKWSTYQQELYSVFRALKTWEVYLLPKEFIVYTDHQSLKHFRSQKHVDRMLARWAAYLERFNYLIVHKSGVTNRVADALSRRANLMVSFEAELPGVDQIKELYEHDEDFGRIWMKHMKGLQLEENYVVQDGYIFNGDRLCIPRSSLRDKFIREMHSSNLSGHVGRDKTIANLEARYYWPQLKRDAGKFVQRCPVCQVYKGQVQNTGLYMPLPVPAAPWEDLSMDFVLGLPRTRRGHDAVYVVVDRFSKMAHFIPCRKTTDAHHVANLFFREVVRLHGIPRSIVSDRDSKFLAAFWLTLWKQFNTDLKFSSTAHPQTDGQTEVVNKFMGNLIRCICGDKKGQWDLALSLAEFAYNNSEHRHVVDLVKLPTKESSRSAKTFGDNYSELFKEVHDVLEASNQKYKQLADKKRREMTFKVGDKVMVYLRKERLPIGVHGKLRQKKYGPYTILKRINENAYVVELPSEMNISNTFNVADLSLYLPEQTLYEDNSRSSFKQVEENDEGHQI is encoded by the exons ATGGATGATCTTACAACACGGGTGAACAACCTAGAAGAAAGATTGGATCAACGAATCGATGCCCTTCATCAAGATCTCACTAGAAGGTTTGAAGAACTTATTATATTAGTGAGATATAATCAAGGTGTTGGTGCTGGTGTTGGAGCTGGATACCAGAGAAACAACATCAACCAAGGAGGAAATCGGAGACAACAACGGGGCCAACAACAAATGGAAGAGGAAGATGATGCAGAGGAGCATGACCATTACCAACAACCAAGAAGAAGAGGTGGTGGAGATATGTACAAAATTAAAGCAGAAATTCCAACTTTCAACGGCAATGCAAATATTGAAGGATTTCTTGATTGGATCTATGAGGTGGAGACATTCTTTGAGATAATGAACATCCCGCCGGATCGAAGAGTACCATTGGTGGCATATAAATTGAAGGGAGGTGCTGGAGCTTGGTGGAATCGTCATCAAGAAGAGCTACGCTTGAAGGGTGAGAATCGTGTAAGAGATTGGGCACAGATGAAAGCACTTTTAAAGGCCAGATTCTTGCCAGCAGATTATGAACAACTATTATACCTTCAATTCCATAACTGTGTTCAAGGTAACCAAGCTGTTTCTGAATATACCGAGGAGTTCTTACGGCTACAAGTAAGGTGCAATCTATATGAAAATGAAGACCAGCAAGTTGCAAGATATGTCAATGGTCTCAATGATTCTATTCAAGAACGCTTAGGCATACAACAAATTTGGTCTATAGATCAAGCTCAAACTCTTGCCTTGAAAGCTGAGAGATTCATAAAGACCAAGGTATCTTATAAAGCCATGTCTTATTCTCGTCCAGAAAACATATCAAGAAATTTGCCACGCCGAGAGGAGGAAAAACCTACTCCATTTAAAGGAAAGAAGACTGATAAAGGGCCATCTTCTAGCAAAACTTATGAAAAGCAACCATCTAACCCTATCAAGTGTTATAAATGTCGTGAAGAAGGTCACATATCAAGTAACTGTCCCCGGAGGAAGTTTGTCAACACCACTCGTCGTGATGAAAATGATGAAAGCGATGAAGATGTGGATGAACCTGAAAACGAAGAAGCTGAACTATGTGTAGAAGATGGGGAAGAAATAGTATGTGTGGTCAAACGTCTTCTATGCTCAACTATACAACCTGAAGAGACGCAACGAAAGAAGATATTTGAAAGCAAATGCACAGTGAATGGAAAGGTATGTAAATTGGTCATTGATAGTTGTAGTAGTGAGAATTTAGTTTCTGAAAGAATGGTCAAACACTTGAATCTTGAGACTAGAGATCACCCAAATCCATATACTATTGGTTGGCTCAAGAAAGGAGTGAAGATCAAGATCACCAAACAATGTTGGTTACCACTTTCCTTGGGTAAGCATTATCGTTCAAATGTTTTATGTGATGTGATTGATATGGATGCATGTCATGTTcttcttggaagaccttggcAATATGATGTAAACACCACTCACCAAGGAAGAGACAATTGGTATTCTTTCATTTGGAATAAACGGAAGATCATCATACTTCCGGATAAAATTCCTAATATTGCTTCTGAAGTAGAGGAGAAGAGTATGCTAACCATTACTCAAAATTCAAGAGAATTTGCTCAAGACTTGAAGGAGTCAAAGTTGTGTGCCGTATTAGTTGTGAAAGGTGATGAACAACTTGTGAAAGAAATTCCAACGGAGATTCAAAGTCTATTATCTGAGTACGAAAGCATACTTGGAGAGCCTCAACATCTACCTCCTATGAGAGATATCCAACATCGAATAGACTTTGTTCCAGGTGCAAGTCTTCCCAACCTACCACACTACAGAATGAGCCCACAGGAGAATGCCATTTTGAAGGAGAAAGTGGAAGAGTTGTTGCGTAAGGGGCATGTCGGAGAAAGTATAAGTCCATGTGCTGTACCAGCACTACTCACACCAAAGAAGGATGGATCTTGGCGGATGTGCGTGGACAGCAGGGCTATTAACAAAATCACCACAAGATACAGATTTCCTATTCCACGTTTGGATGACATGCTTGACCAATTGAGTGGAGCAAAGGTGTTCTCGAAACTTGATCTAAAAAGTGGATATCATCAAATACGAATTAGGCCTGGTGATGAATGGAAGACTGCATTCAAGACAAAAGAGGGGCTATATGAATGGCTCGTCATGCCATTTGGACTTTCTAACGCTCCTAGCACTTTCATGCACTTGATGAATCAGGTTCTTCGCCCATTCTTATCGCAGTTCGTAGTTGTCTATTTTGatgatatactaatatatagcAAGAACCTGGAGGAACATTTTGCTCATGTCAAGAAGGTGATGGATGtattaaaggaaaatgaaCTCTATGTAAACTTGAAGAAGTGCATATTCGTTGAGACAAGGTTAGTTATCTCAAGTGAAGGAATTCAAGTTGATGAGTCTAAAGTAGAGGCAATAAAGAGGTGGCCAACTCCAAAAACAATCTCTGAAGTGAGGAGCTTTCATGGTTTAGCCACATTCTACAGAAGATTTGTGAAGAATTTTAGTTCAATCATGGCACCAATTACTGAATGCCTAAAGAAAGGGAAGTTCAAATGGGATGAAAAGGTTGAAGATAGCTTCAAGAAGATTAAAGAAAAGCTCTCACAAGCACCTGTTTTAGTATTACCAGATTTCAACAAGACTTTCGAGTTGGAATGTGACGCTAGCGGAGTAGGCATTGGGGCTGTTTTATCTCAAGATAGGAAACCTGTTGCTTTCTTCAGTGAGAAGCTAAGTGAGGCTAGACAGAAATGGAGTACCTACCAACAAGAGTTGTATTCAGTGTTTAGAGCATTAAAGACATGGGAGGTCTACTTGTTGCCAAAGGAATTCATTGTCTACACCGATCACCAATCTTTGAAACATTTTAGAAGTCAAAAACATGTGGATCGCATGTTGGCAAGGTGGGCGGCATACTTAGAGAGGTTCAATTATCTTATCGTCCACAAGTCTGGAGTAACCAATCGAGTAGCGGATGCCTTAAGCCGACGTGCAAATCTTATGGTTTCTTTCGAAGCTGAGTTGCCTGGAGTGGATCAAATTAAGGAGTTATACGAACATGATGAAGACTTCGGGCGAATCTGGATGAAGCATATGAAAGGATTACAATTAGAAGAGAATTATGTGGTACAAGATGGATATATCTTTAATGGAGACCGCCTATGCATCCCCAGAAGTTCTCTACGAGACAAGTTTATTAGAGAGATGCATTCAAGTAATCTCAGCGGTCATGTTGGGCGTGATAAGACTATCGCTAATCTGGAGGCACGCTATTATTGGCCCCAACTTAAACGAGATGCCGGCAAGTTTGTGCAAAGGTGTCCGGTGTGTCAAGTTTACAAGGGTCAAGTACAAAACACTGGACTATATATGCCATTACCAGTTCCAGCTGCACCATGGGAAGATCTATCAATGGATTTCGTACTTGGATTACCAAGGACACGACGGGGGCATGATGCTGTTTACGTGGTAGTAGACAGATTTTCTAAAATGGCGCATTTTATCCCTTGTCGTAAGACAACAGATGCGCATCATGTGGCTAACCTTTTCTTTAGAGAAGTAGTTAGGCTACATGGTATTCCCAGATCAATTGTTTCGGATCGTGATAGCAAATTCCTTGCCGCATTTTGGCTTACATTATGGAAGCAATTCAATACAGACTTGAAATTTTCAAGCACGGCGCATCCGCAAACCGATGGCCAAACAGAAGTGGTGAACAAGTTTATGGGTAATTTAATTCGCTGCATATGCGGAGATAAGAAGGGTCAGTGGGATTTAGCTTTATCCCTTGCAGAGTTTGCCTACAATAATTCTGAGCATAG GCATGTGGTTGATTTAGTAAAGTTACCAACAAAGGAGAGTTCAAGATCAGCTAAGACGTTTGGTGACAATTATTCTGAGCTGTTTAAAGAGGTACATGATGTATTAGAAGCTTCAAATCAGAAATACAAGCAATTGGCTGATAAGAAGAGGAGGGAAATGACCTTCAAAGTTGGTGACAAAGTTATGGTTTATCTTAGAAAGGAGAGATTGCCTATTGGTGTTCATGGAAAATTAAGGCAAAAGAAATATGGTCCGTACACTATTCTAAAGAGGATCAATGAAAATGCATATGTGGTAGAATTGCCAAGTGAGATGAATATTTCAAATACTTTTAACGTGGCAGACTTATCACTCTATCTCCCGGAGCAGACACTTTACGAAGATAACTCGAGGTCGAGTTTCAAACAAGTAGAGGAGAATGATGAGGGACATCAAATATAA
- the LOC125198525 gene encoding receptor-like protein Cf-9 homolog has product MCHPSDQSGPIPKEIGRIFNLWELQLQHNILINGSIPKEIGNKTSLSYLRLSNNTLSGPIPSAIGNMSELDYLVLPHNKLIGEIPSSICDLRLLTLLHLADNHLEGQIPKCLGNFNSSLLALNLGQNQITALQSTFAKGCSLQSLILYGNKLEGITHSLINCQRLESIDFGDNEIRGAFPFWMEAFPQLRVLVLRSNKLNGTMLEASKTEHPFPKLQVLYISRNAFVGYLPDRYFKNCEGMIDAKDNLTRVGKDGLQTYLDLGVILKGLDQELKRLLDTFTMIDLSSNRFSGNIPVSIGNLNSLRYLNLSNNTLTGEIPVSLGNISISNTLIGYSNSKMKRRNTAKATIRGR; this is encoded by the exons ATGTGTCATCCATCGGATCAATCAG GTCCTATACCAAAAGAGATAGGTcgcatttttaatttatgggaGCTGCAGTTGCAACACAATATTCTAATAAATGGATCTATACCGAAGGAAATTGGGAACAAGACATCTCTTTCCTACTTGCGGCTTTCCAATAATACATTAAGCg gTCCAATACCTTCCGCCATTGGGAATATGTCAGAGCTGGATTATTTAGTGCTCCCTCATAACAAACTAATTGGAGAGATTCCATCATCCATTTGCGACTTGAGATTACTGACACTCCTCCATTTAGCAGACAATCATTTGGAAGGACAGATTCCAAAGTGCTTGGGAAACTTCAATAGTTCATTGTTGGCTCTTAATTTAGGTCAAAACCAAATCACAGCCCTTCAATCCACATTTGCAAAAGGTTGCAGTCTTCAGTCCCTTATTCTGTATGGCAATAAGTTGGAAGGAATAACACATTCCCTAATCAACTGCCAACGCCTGGAAAGCATTGATTTTGGTGATAATGAAATACGAGGTGCATTTCCTTTCTGGATGGAAGCATTCCCTCAACTTCGCGTCCTCGTCTTGAGGTCTAACAAGTTGAATGGTACTATGTTGGAGGCTTCAAAGACCGAGCATCCGTTTCCAAAGTTGCAAGTCTTGTATATATCAAGAAATGCATTTGTTGGCTATTTACCTGATAGATATTTCAAGAATTGTGAAG GTATGATAGATGCCAAGGATAATCTGACACGCGTTGGGAAGGATGGGCTCCAAACATATTTAGACTTAGGTGTCATTTTGAAGGGTTTGGATCAGGAATTGAAAAGATTGTTAGATACGTTTACAATGATTGACTTATCTTCCAATAGATTTTCCGGGAATATTCCAGTTTCCATTGGCAATCTTAATTCTCTTAGATACTTGAATTTGTCCAATAATACTCTCACGGGAGAGATTCCTGTGTCTCTTGGGAATATAAGTATTAGTAATACTCTCATTGGATATAGTAATAGTAAGATGAAGAGAAGAAATACAGCAAAAGCAACAATAAGGGGAAGGTGA
- the LOC125198532 gene encoding uncharacterized protein LOC125198532 isoform X2: protein MAHADNSKSNNSEQRPYLQLDPPKFNGDDPWGWTFKVDMYFDYYGMSEEHRLHFVGLLFEQPALDWLIYRKKHNLLKSWPSFMEAVKERFDPTYHDNHFGILCKLQQLNMVMEYQDEFERLLVKIKGASLSESHLVSICESGFKDAIRWDLHLRKPSSLCEMFALAREFEKMYDEGFK, encoded by the coding sequence ATGGCTCATGCTGATAATTCAAAGTCCAACAATTCGGAGCAGCGACCCTATCTTCAGCTCGATCCCCCGAAATTCAACGGAGACGATCCATGGGGATGGACTTTCAAGGTTGACATGTATTTCGACTATTACGGAATGTCGGAAGAGCATCGTCTACACTTTGTCGGACTACTCTTCGAGCAGCCGGCGCTGGATTGGCTCATTTACcgaaaaaaacacaatttgcTGAAATCATGGCCTAGTTTCATGGAGGCGGTGAAAGAGAGGTTTGATCCAACATATCATGACAATCACTTTGGGATACTCTGCAAGCTGCAGCAACTCAACATGGTGATGGAATATCAGGACGAGTTCGAGAGGCTTTTGGTCAAGATTAAGGGTGCATCGCTATCGGAGAGTCACCTTGTCTCCATATGTGAATCGGGCTTCAAAGATGCTATTCGATGGGATCTACACTTGCGAAAGCCGTCGTCCTTGTGTGAAATGTTTGCGCTTGCGCGCGAATTCGAGAAGATGTACGATGAAGGCTTCAAGTGA
- the LOC125198532 gene encoding uncharacterized protein LOC125198532 isoform X1, with amino-acid sequence MYAMAHADNSKSNNSEQRPYLQLDPPKFNGDDPWGWTFKVDMYFDYYGMSEEHRLHFVGLLFEQPALDWLIYRKKHNLLKSWPSFMEAVKERFDPTYHDNHFGILCKLQQLNMVMEYQDEFERLLVKIKGASLSESHLVSICESGFKDAIRWDLHLRKPSSLCEMFALAREFEKMYDEGFK; translated from the exons ATGTACG CCATGGCTCATGCTGATAATTCAAAGTCCAACAATTCGGAGCAGCGACCCTATCTTCAGCTCGATCCCCCGAAATTCAACGGAGACGATCCATGGGGATGGACTTTCAAGGTTGACATGTATTTCGACTATTACGGAATGTCGGAAGAGCATCGTCTACACTTTGTCGGACTACTCTTCGAGCAGCCGGCGCTGGATTGGCTCATTTACcgaaaaaaacacaatttgcTGAAATCATGGCCTAGTTTCATGGAGGCGGTGAAAGAGAGGTTTGATCCAACATATCATGACAATCACTTTGGGATACTCTGCAAGCTGCAGCAACTCAACATGGTGATGGAATATCAGGACGAGTTCGAGAGGCTTTTGGTCAAGATTAAGGGTGCATCGCTATCGGAGAGTCACCTTGTCTCCATATGTGAATCGGGCTTCAAAGATGCTATTCGATGGGATCTACACTTGCGAAAGCCGTCGTCCTTGTGTGAAATGTTTGCGCTTGCGCGCGAATTCGAGAAGATGTACGATGAAGGCTTCAAGTGA